From the genome of Myxococcales bacterium, one region includes:
- a CDS encoding putative porin, with translation MPVAKSGLCKSTLTSMTSIVAAAIATGLALGIANPTRASEDQASWYERIDFGGDFRARSEEFIVSGRRDRHRLRYRLRLGATTELNDYFDAGFRLATGSGANTSNQTLGSGDDFDPDGVFIDRAYLTFQPHGSEKPIFGDSLALTFGKMSNPFKPKGLGPALLMWDVDQMPEGVALGWSATPADRWTTNLDVGYFVIDENAFKRDPIILGVQLENDLKAHKQLHLKTQLSYYALRKLNDDFFERSLGEAGENFGFGGNTSGLSKNNEIDLIEFHGAMTWTGCENWPLTVWGNLIYNASAVGIGQGKQNLGFGAGFEVGSKTATVRLGLGYFEIEADAVPSMLGDSSLFDGITNGKGFQAFVIRQIWKNIDFDLHTYFGKVLNRDLRGHQSVTPIKRIRIQTNIIARF, from the coding sequence ATGCCCGTGGCAAAATCTGGTTTGTGTAAGTCCACGTTGACATCGATGACATCGATCGTGGCTGCGGCAATCGCGACGGGCCTGGCGCTTGGAATCGCAAATCCCACGCGAGCCAGCGAGGACCAGGCGAGCTGGTACGAGCGCATCGACTTTGGCGGAGACTTTCGCGCGCGCAGCGAAGAATTCATCGTCTCTGGACGCAGAGATCGTCATCGACTGCGGTATCGACTGCGTCTGGGCGCGACAACCGAACTCAATGACTACTTCGACGCGGGTTTCAGGCTTGCTACGGGATCGGGTGCAAACACCTCCAACCAAACCCTTGGTTCTGGAGACGACTTCGACCCCGATGGGGTTTTCATCGATCGGGCCTACCTGACCTTCCAACCCCACGGCAGTGAAAAGCCGATCTTCGGTGACTCACTGGCATTGACGTTCGGGAAGATGTCGAACCCCTTCAAACCGAAAGGACTCGGCCCGGCCTTGCTCATGTGGGACGTCGACCAGATGCCAGAGGGCGTAGCACTGGGCTGGTCCGCCACCCCAGCTGACCGCTGGACCACGAACCTCGACGTGGGCTACTTCGTGATCGACGAAAATGCCTTTAAGCGTGACCCGATAATCTTGGGCGTACAGCTCGAAAACGACTTGAAGGCACACAAACAACTGCACCTCAAGACTCAACTCAGCTATTACGCCTTGCGCAAATTGAATGATGACTTTTTTGAACGCAGCTTGGGCGAGGCTGGGGAAAATTTCGGATTTGGCGGCAATACGAGCGGGCTTTCCAAGAACAACGAGATCGACTTGATCGAATTTCACGGCGCGATGACGTGGACGGGCTGCGAAAACTGGCCTCTCACCGTTTGGGGCAATCTGATTTATAACGCCAGTGCGGTTGGCATCGGGCAGGGGAAACAGAATCTAGGCTTCGGAGCTGGCTTCGAAGTGGGCAGCAAGACCGCCACGGTCAGGTTGGGCCTGGGTTACTTCGAAATCGAAGCGGACGCCGTTCCCTCGATGCTGGGCGACAGTTCCCTATTTGACGGAATTACCAACGGCAAGGGATTTCAAGCCTTCGTCATCCGCCAAATTTGGAAGAACATCGATTTCGATCTCCACACCTACTTTGGCAAGGTGCTCAATCGCGACTTGAGGGGACATCAGAGTGTGACGCCAATAAAACGAATCCGCATTCAGACCAACATCATTGCGAGATTCTAG